The Geoalkalibacter subterraneus genome contains the following window.
CGCGCACTCAACCGCTTGCCGCCCGCAATTATTCTGAAAGCCGGCGGGAAATGGCCAAGGAACGCGGACTCGGAGAGAACCTGGCCAAGGCCCGCGCGGCACGCGCCAAGAAAAACGAATAGATTTTATCAGCAACCTATCCATTTCGCCCCGGGCGGTGACCAGAATTGATCATCGCCTGGGATTTTTACATTGAGGAGCAGAAGACCGGGCCGGTCCTCACGCGACAATCAAAAATATGATCAAAACAGGTTGAAGGAGATCGACTTGATTCGAACACCATCCTCATTCAAGATCTCCACTCTCCAGTCTCCGGTCCATTCCGGCAGGATATTCTTGGATGACCAGGTGCGCCAGTAGGAAGACCGCACCGGCAGAGTGATGCGTGCCATCTCCTCATCTTCGTAATACCACACATGGCTCACCGAAGTTTCTTCAAGCGCACCCTCAATCCGTGTGAAACAGTAGATTTTCCCCACGTCCGACGAGTAGCTTTCGATGGCATCCACCGGCGAGCGATCGATTATATCGGTGGTGATCACCGCCTCGCTGACCTCAAGTGCCCAGACATTGGTTGCCGCCATAAAAAAGAAAACAGACCACAGAATCAGAAAAACCGCCCTGTTGCGAACCGCCATGTGAATTTCTCCTTGCTGCATTTGAAAATCGGATTTTATCTGTCCTTATAGCATAAATTCCCTACTTTTTGGACAGCTGTTTAGCGAAAAATCATTAAATCATACATTGCACTTGACCTGCAGAAAAAAAATGATTAGAGTTTAATAAATATACATATACTTTCAAGGTTAAGAGGTTCACTGATTTCACACTAAGGGGCGGATCGATGAAACGGGTTCTGGTTGCGTCGAAGCATCAACATCTTCTGTCAAACCTCGATATGGTCCTCAAACACTGGGGATATCGTTCGCTGACTTCGCATCATCACGACGACATTCTGGAACAGCTCGAAACGACAGAGCCGGATCTGGTGATATTTGATGCACCCTGGTTGAGAGAGAACCAGTCCCATCTCACCCCCTTGCTCCCCCTGCTTGAACGCCGCAGCAAAACACATTATGCAATCCTGGAGGATGAAGAGACCCCTTCACCGGAACTTTCTTCTCGACTCCCGCAAAAACGGGTTGCGGCGGACATTTTTTCCATTTACAGCCTGACTCAGTCCCTGCTCCAGAACCATCCGCGCAGACGGCTCAGAACCGGGGTACATCTGCCGGGCATGTTTCGGCGCCAGGGGCGGTGCTGGAATATGGGGCAGATCATGACCCTGGGTACCGGGGGCATGTTTATCCAATCTGGCTTTCACCTTCAGCGCGATGAGGCGCTGCACCTCTGCATCCCCCTGCTTGGAATGAAACGGGAAATCGAAATAAGCGGACGTGTCCTTTACGCGATTGAACCCTGCCAGGAAAACAACTACCGCCAGGGCTACGGCATCGAATTCGAGGGGCTGGTCAATGAAACTGCACATGCCCTGCGCCGTTTCGTGGCCGGCTGTTTTCTTCACGGAATCGAAAACGATCAAACGTCAAATCCTGAAATATTTTTCACTCCTGCAAATCCCGAATACTCTTTGCAAAAGATGGCCGTTTGATCTCAGACAGCGGTTCATATCCTCAATGGTTCGCTCTGCAGCAACACCTGCAGACCGCTGATTGATCCCCCGGCCAATCACCCCCCCTTACGTTTTACATTCATCTTCAAGTATAATCGAAATTTTGAAACTGTACCGTCAGGGCTTCACTACCCCCGGGGTAGATTGTCGCCACCGTCCTGAACAGTCATTCCAGCTTTCAGGTTCGGATACCCCTATTGTTTTTTTTTATACTGCAGGAACTTATTCATGCACTCTGACTGCATTTTCGTTCATGGCGCGCGCCAGAACAATCTCAAGAATCTCGATCTGGAATTGCCTCTCGGTGAACTGGTCGTCGTCACCGGCGTTTCCGGTTCCGGCAAATCGTCGCTGGCCTTCGACACCATCTACGCCGAAGGGCAGCGCCGTTACGTGGAGACCTTCTCCCCCTACGCGCGACAGTTCCTCGACCGCATGGACAAGCCCCAGGTCGATCGCATCGACGGCATCCCACCGGCGATTGCCATCGATCAGACCAACCCGGTGCGAACTTCGCGCTCCACCGTGGGGACTATGACAGAGCTGACCGACCACCTCAAGCTGCTCTTCGCACGGGGCGCCCGCCTGTATTGCCGCCGCTGCGGCAGCGAAGTACGACAGGACACCCCGGAAACCATTGCCACCAGGCTTCTCGATCAACTGGCGGGGCGCCGCGCCCTGATCACCTTCGAAGTCAGGATCCCGGAGAAATTCGGCCCGGAGGAGATCAAGGAACATCTCGCCGCGCAGGGTTACACCCGCATCCACCGCGAAAGCGGCGACACACTGGAGGTGATTCAGGATCGAGTCGTCCTGTCCGACCTGCGCCGCGACCGCCTGGTGGAGAGCCTTGAAGCCGCCCTGCGGGTCGGGCACGGCCGCCTGAGCGTCATTCCCTTTGCTGACGACAAGACGCCTCAGCCCCCCCTGCGCTTTTCCGCCGAAAGACACTGCGCCCAATGCGATATTTCCTTTTCGGAACCGCAGTCCAATCTGTTCAGCTTCAACTCTCCCATTGGCGCCTGTGACACCTGCCGCGGTTTCGGGCGCACCATGGGGATCGATCCTAATCTGGTCATTCCGGACGAAAGCAAATCCTTGTTTGATGGCGCGGTCAAACCCTGGCAGAGCGAGAGCTACCGCGAATGCCAGGAGGATTTGATCAAGTTCGCCGATCAACGCGGCATTCCCGTGGACATCCCCTGGCGCGAGCTGAGCGACGCGCAGCGTGCCTGGGTGATGGAGGGAGATGGCGAATGGGAAGACGGCGTATGGTACGGGGTTAAACGCTTCTTCGACTGGCTGGAGGGCAAAAGCTACAAGATGCACATCCGGGTGCTGCTCTCCAAGTACCGCTCCTACGATCTGTGCCCGAACTGCGGCGGCGCGCGCCTCAAAAATGAAGCGCTGCTGTGGCGCATCGGCTCCAGAGAGGATGCAGACGCGGTGCTCGCTCCGCAGAAGCGCTTCCGCCCCACCCATCTCGACATGAGCGACGCGCAGCTACAGGCTCTGCCGGGGTTGACCCTGCACGACATCATGCGTCTTCCCATCGACCGTTGTCTGCGCTTTTTTGAGAGGCTTCAGCTGCCATCCTCCATTGCGGAAGCTGTCGACCCGCTGCTGGGTGAAATCCGCACCCGACTGCGCTACCTGGTGGATGTCGGGCTGGCCTACCTGACCCTCGATCGCCAATCGCGCACTCTTTCAGGGGGAGAAGTGCAGCGCATCAACCTGGCCACCGCTCTCGGAACTTCGCTGGTGAATACACTGTTCGTCCTCGATGAACCGTCCATCGGCCTGCACCCCCGCGACATGAACCGGGTCATCGGTGTGCTGCACCGATTACGCGACGCCGGCAATTCACTGCTGGTGGTGGAACACGATCCCCAGGTGATGTGGGGCGCGGACCGGATCATCGACATGGGACCGGGGCCGGGCAAAAACGGCGGGCAGATCGTATTCAACGGCTCCCCCCAGGCTCTGCTTGAATCAGGCCAATCTCTCACCGCTCAATACCTGTGCGGAGAAAAGACGGTCGCCGCCCCATCGAACAAGGTGCCGGAGGAAAATGCGCCCAGACTGATCATCGAGGGGGCCGCCGCACACAATCTCAAGGAGGTCGACGCCTGCATTCCGCTGCAATGCATGGTGGTGGTCACCGGCGTCTCCGGCTCGGGGAAGTCCACCCTGGTGCAGGATGTCCTGTACAACGCGCTGAGCAAGATCAAGGGCAGGCCGGTCGAACCGGCCGGGGCCCATCACGCCATCCGTGGCCATGAGGAAATCTCCGAGGTCGTCCTGATCGATCAGTCCCCCATCGGCCGCACCACCCGCTCCAATCCCGCCAGCTACGTCGGCGCCTTTGACGCCATCCGCGCCATTTTCGCCGATCAGCTCGTGGCGCGCGAGCGCGGCTATACCAGCGGCACCTTCAGTTTCAACACCGGCAACGGGCGCTGCCCCACCTGCGGCGGCAACGGCTTCGAGCATGTCGAGATGCAGTTTCTCAGCGACGTCTACCTGCGCTGCCCCGACTGCGACGGCCGCCGCTTTCGTCCCGAGATTCTCGAGATCAAGGTGCACGGGGCCGATGGCGGCGCCGGCAAATCCATCGCCGATGTACTGGAGATGACAGTCGCCGAAGCGCTGAGCTTTTTCGCAGACAGGCCTGAGGTTTTGCGCGGGCTGGAACCGCTGGAAGCGGTCGGGCTCGACTACCTCTCCCTCGGGCAGCCGGTCCCGACCCTCTCCGGGGGCGAAGCCCAGCGGCTTAAGCTGGCCGGGCATCTCAGCGCCACGCAGGGGCGCAAAAAGAAAAGCCGTAAAGGGATGCTGTTTCTGTTCGACGAACCGACCACCGGCCTGCATTTCGATGACATCGCCCGGCTGCTCAAAGCCCTTCGCAGATTGCAGTCTGAGGGGCACTCCCTGCTGATCATTGAGCACAATCTTGATGTCATCGCTGCTGCAGACTGGCTGATCGATCTGGGGCCGGAAGGAGGCGAAGGCGGCGGCAGGATTATCTGTACCGGCTCGCCTCTGGAGGTCATGGAGTGTACGGACAGCCACACGGGCCTCGCCCTGCGCCAATACATCGACCAGCAGCAGCGCAACGAAGCCTCGGCCAGGATGGGAAAGAGTGGCTCGGATCGAGGAGAAGCCGCGAGTTTTCCGTCCCCGGGGCGAAAACAATCAATCGACCGGCAGATCTGTGTTCACGGCGCCCGGGAGCACAATCTCAAAGGGGTCAACGTCTGCCTGCCCCGGGATGCATTCACCGTCATCACCGGAGTCTCCGGATCGGGGAAAAGCACCCTGGCCTTCGATATTCTGTTCGCCGAGGGGCAGAGACGCTACCTCGAATCCCTCAACGCCTACGCACGGCAGTTCGTGCAGCCCTCCTCGCGTCCCGACATCGACGCGCTCACCGGAATCCCGCCGACGGTCGCCATCGAGCAGCGCACCAGCCGCGGCGGGCGCAAAAGCACCGTCGCCACGTTGACAGAGATCTACCACTTTCTGCGCCTGCTCTTCGTCAAGCTTGGCGTTCAGTACTGCCCCGAGTGCAACATCCCGATCGAGCCCCAGTCCCATGAAGCGATCGTCGCCCGCCTGATGCGCGACTCCAAGGGACAGGAGATTTCCCTGCTCGCCCCGCTGGTGGTGGGGCGCAAAGGCTACTACACCGATCTGGCCAAATGGGCGGCCGGCAAAGGGTTCTCCCACCTGCGGGTTGACGGTGTGGATACGCCGACCGACAACTGGCCGCGGCTCGACCGCTTCCGCGAGCACAACATCGACCTTCCGGCAGGAGATGTGAAGGTCACGGCGGAGAATGAGGAGTGTCTGCGCGAGCGCCTCCATCGCGCTCTGGATTACGGCAAGGGGGTGGTCAAGGTCGCGCTCGTCGGATCCGGTACCCAAAGCAGGGACACGATCTTTTCAACCCGGCGCGCCTGCCCCGACTGCGGGCGCGGCTTTGAGGAACCCGATCCGCGTCTGTTCTCGTTCAACAGCAAGCACGGCTGGTGCGAAAGCTGCTACGGCACCGGTCTGCGCCTGGTCGGTTTCGATGAAGAGCAGAGCGGCGAGGAGATCTGGTGGAACGCCTGGTACGAGGGGGAAGAGCAGCCCTGCCCTGCCTGCAGGGGGACACGACTGCGCCCCGAGGCGCTGGCCGTGCTTTTTCACGGATACAACATCGCCGAGCTGACGGCCCTCTCCATCGTCCGCGCCGAGGAATTTTTCCGCAAGCTGAGCCTCAAAGGCCGCGAAGCTGACCTGGCACGGGACATCGTCGCCGAACTTGAATCCCGCTTCGCCTTTCTGCGCGAGGTGGGCCTGTCCTACCTCGGTCTCGACCGTGCCGCCCCCACCCTCTCCGGCGGCGAAGCGCAGCGCATCCGTCTCGCGGCACAGCTCGGGTCAAACCTGCGGGGCGTCTGCTATATCCTCGATGAGCCCACCATCGGTCTGCATCCGCGCGATAACCGCATGCTGCTCGACACCCTGGAGAAACTGGAGCAGAAAGGCAATACCATCGTGGTGGTGGAACATGATGACGAAACCATCCGCCGCGCCGGACACCTTATCGACCTGGGCCCCGGAGCCGGCGTCAATGGCGGCCGGATCGTCGCAGAAGGCACGGTCGACGACCTGATGGCCGCGCCGGAGTCCCTCACCGGCCAGTTCCTGCGGACCCCCCTTTGCCACCCGCTGCACAAACGGCGTCGCGTCACTCAGCGCAGCGCCCACCTTGAAGTCAAGGACGCCCGCCTGCACAACCTCCAA
Protein-coding sequences here:
- the uvrA gene encoding excinuclease ABC subunit UvrA, which codes for MHSDCIFVHGARQNNLKNLDLELPLGELVVVTGVSGSGKSSLAFDTIYAEGQRRYVETFSPYARQFLDRMDKPQVDRIDGIPPAIAIDQTNPVRTSRSTVGTMTELTDHLKLLFARGARLYCRRCGSEVRQDTPETIATRLLDQLAGRRALITFEVRIPEKFGPEEIKEHLAAQGYTRIHRESGDTLEVIQDRVVLSDLRRDRLVESLEAALRVGHGRLSVIPFADDKTPQPPLRFSAERHCAQCDISFSEPQSNLFSFNSPIGACDTCRGFGRTMGIDPNLVIPDESKSLFDGAVKPWQSESYRECQEDLIKFADQRGIPVDIPWRELSDAQRAWVMEGDGEWEDGVWYGVKRFFDWLEGKSYKMHIRVLLSKYRSYDLCPNCGGARLKNEALLWRIGSREDADAVLAPQKRFRPTHLDMSDAQLQALPGLTLHDIMRLPIDRCLRFFERLQLPSSIAEAVDPLLGEIRTRLRYLVDVGLAYLTLDRQSRTLSGGEVQRINLATALGTSLVNTLFVLDEPSIGLHPRDMNRVIGVLHRLRDAGNSLLVVEHDPQVMWGADRIIDMGPGPGKNGGQIVFNGSPQALLESGQSLTAQYLCGEKTVAAPSNKVPEENAPRLIIEGAAAHNLKEVDACIPLQCMVVVTGVSGSGKSTLVQDVLYNALSKIKGRPVEPAGAHHAIRGHEEISEVVLIDQSPIGRTTRSNPASYVGAFDAIRAIFADQLVARERGYTSGTFSFNTGNGRCPTCGGNGFEHVEMQFLSDVYLRCPDCDGRRFRPEILEIKVHGADGGAGKSIADVLEMTVAEALSFFADRPEVLRGLEPLEAVGLDYLSLGQPVPTLSGGEAQRLKLAGHLSATQGRKKKSRKGMLFLFDEPTTGLHFDDIARLLKALRRLQSEGHSLLIIEHNLDVIAAADWLIDLGPEGGEGGGRIICTGSPLEVMECTDSHTGLALRQYIDQQQRNEASARMGKSGSDRGEAASFPSPGRKQSIDRQICVHGAREHNLKGVNVCLPRDAFTVITGVSGSGKSTLAFDILFAEGQRRYLESLNAYARQFVQPSSRPDIDALTGIPPTVAIEQRTSRGGRKSTVATLTEIYHFLRLLFVKLGVQYCPECNIPIEPQSHEAIVARLMRDSKGQEISLLAPLVVGRKGYYTDLAKWAAGKGFSHLRVDGVDTPTDNWPRLDRFREHNIDLPAGDVKVTAENEECLRERLHRALDYGKGVVKVALVGSGTQSRDTIFSTRRACPDCGRGFEEPDPRLFSFNSKHGWCESCYGTGLRLVGFDEEQSGEEIWWNAWYEGEEQPCPACRGTRLRPEALAVLFHGYNIAELTALSIVRAEEFFRKLSLKGREADLARDIVAELESRFAFLREVGLSYLGLDRAAPTLSGGEAQRIRLAAQLGSNLRGVCYILDEPTIGLHPRDNRMLLDTLEKLEQKGNTIVVVEHDDETIRRAGHLIDLGPGAGVNGGRIVAEGTVDDLMAAPESLTGQFLRTPLCHPLHKRRRVTQRSAHLEVKDARLHNLQGFDLRLPLERLVCVTGVSGSGKSTLVRSVLHDNLRRGLAQKNKDDSPPWSGCREIKGWASIHRILEVDQTPIGKTPRSCPATYVGFWDDVRKLFAGTAEAKMRGWGPGRFSFNTRDGRCPDCEGQGTRKIEMSFLPDVRIVCETCGGQRFTRETLAVTYKDKHIGDVLKMTINQATEFFSAHKKIHHALRLLQDVGLGYLTLGQQSPTLSGGEAQRIKLVTELAKAPANGAPQGNAKSGRKMRGGPTLYILDEPTIGLHMADVEKLIRVLHRLVDAGNTVLLIEHNLDIIAEADWLIDMGPEGGEEGGSVVAQGTPEQVSRKENGSHTARILAEFLKERKKIVRSEE
- a CDS encoding PilZ domain-containing protein, which translates into the protein MKRVLVASKHQHLLSNLDMVLKHWGYRSLTSHHHDDILEQLETTEPDLVIFDAPWLRENQSHLTPLLPLLERRSKTHYAILEDEETPSPELSSRLPQKRVAADIFSIYSLTQSLLQNHPRRRLRTGVHLPGMFRRQGRCWNMGQIMTLGTGGMFIQSGFHLQRDEALHLCIPLLGMKREIEISGRVLYAIEPCQENNYRQGYGIEFEGLVNETAHALRRFVAGCFLHGIENDQTSNPEIFFTPANPEYSLQKMAV
- a CDS encoding DUF2914 domain-containing protein, whose amino-acid sequence is MAVRNRAVFLILWSVFFFMAATNVWALEVSEAVITTDIIDRSPVDAIESYSSDVGKIYCFTRIEGALEETSVSHVWYYEDEEMARITLPVRSSYWRTWSSKNILPEWTGDWRVEILNEDGVRIKSISFNLF